One part of the Solanum dulcamara chromosome 3, daSolDulc1.2, whole genome shotgun sequence genome encodes these proteins:
- the LOC129881958 gene encoding pentatricopeptide repeat-containing protein At2g22410, mitochondrial, with protein sequence MYAKFGFFAKIMYLFDEMPEPDVVSWNVIIDDLGKNGCFDEVLAAVNEMCWNGVEPNAVTFLGLVSCSLKMGDFGLGKLVHLYIMKRGIHMSENLVNGLIDMYAKFGDMESAEKLFDRMQMKTVFSWTSLLDGFIQKGELERAGVVFHQMPKDTTAWNVMLSGYSEAGDMSSAETIFRAMPDRDLVSWNTMILGYTQNKMYMKSLELLREMLGFGLKPDRITLVGLFSVCGYAGVLFIGEAIHSFMEKQNIKEEEVEVALLDMYSKSGDPEKALRVFYAIRRKSVLAWTNMIVGLAMNGLANEALMLFHQMCDEGTGPNEITFLGVLCACSYAGLVKEGKWLFNAMSKVHGITPRSEHYGCMVDLLGRAGLLKEAEMFIHDMPEKADAGIWGALLGACRMHGEVQMGEKIAKIVTQMDPYHSGRYILLSNIYAAENRWLDAEKVRKKMKTEGIHKTPGFSLVEMKGEMHQFIVGNHS encoded by the coding sequence ATGTATGCAAAGTTTGGGTTTTTCGCCAAGATCATGTATCTGTTTGATGAAATGCCTGAACCAGATGTAGTTTCTTGGAATGTGATTATTGATGATCTTGGTAAAAATGGTTGTTTTGATGAGGTTTTGGCTGCGGTTAATGAGATGTGTTGGAATGGGGTTGAGCCTAACGCGGTTACATTTCTTGGACTTGTTTCGTGTTCTTTGAAAATGGGGGATTTTGGTTTAGGTAAGTTGGTACATTTGTATATTATGAAGAGAGGAATACACATGAGTGAAAATCTTGTTAATGGGTTGATTGATATGTATGCGAAGTTTGGAGATATGGAGTCTGCTGAGAAGTTGTTCGATAGGATGCAGATGAAGACGGTTTTCTCATGGACTTCACTTCTTGATGGTTTTATACAAAAGGGTGAACTAGAAAGAGCTGGTGTTGTTTTTCATCAGATGCCTAAGGATACTACTGCTTGGAATGTCATGCTTAGTGGGTATTCCGAGGCAGGTGATATGAGTTCAGCAGAGACAATCTTTCGAGCAATGCCAGATAGAGATTTAGTCTCATGGAACACTATGATTCTTGGCTATACTCAGAACAAGATGTATATGAAGTCCTTAGAGTTGCTAAGAGAAATGCTCGGGTTTGGACTGAAACCTGATCGGATAACATTAGTTGGGTTGTTCTCAGTGTGTGGATATGCAGGTGTACTGTTTATCGGTGAAGCCATCCATTCTTTCATGGAAAAACAGAacataaaggaagaagaagttGAAGTAGCCTTGTTGGATATGTATAGCAAGAGTGGTGATCCTGAGAAAGCTCTTAGAGTATTTTACGCGATACGTAGAAAATCAGTGTTGGCTTGGACTAACATGATCGTCGGACTAGCAATGAATGGTCTTGCAAATGAAGCTCTTATGTTGTTCCATCAAATGTGTGATGAAGGAACAGGTCCTAATGAGATAACATTTTTAGGTGTTTTATGTGCTTGCAGCTATGCAGGTTTAGTTAAAGAAGGCAAATGGCTGTTCAATGCTATGAGTAAAGTACATGGCATTACACCAAGATCTGAGCACTATGGTTGTATGGTTGATCTTCTAGGCCGGGCCGGTTTGCTTAAAGAAGCAGAGATGTTTATTCATGATATGCCTGAAAAGGCTGATGCTGGCATCTGGGGTGCCTTACTAGGGGCTTGTAGGATGCATGGTGAGGTTCAAATGGGTGAAAAGATAGCCAAGATTGTGACACAAATGGACCCGTATCACTCAGGACGTTACATTCTTCTCTCCAACATTTATGCTGCAGAAAACAGATGGCTTGATGCTGAAAAAGTaaggaagaagatgaaaacTGAAGGTATACACAAAACACCAGGATTCAGTTTGGTTGAGATGAAAGGTGAAATGCACCAATTCATAGTAGGCAATCATTCTTAA